A region from the Halichondria panicea chromosome 11, odHalPani1.1, whole genome shotgun sequence genome encodes:
- the LOC135343673 gene encoding protein F37C4.5-like: MTGKQQQTLAFPGTLGVQVIETKVRDSPIDSVVVYQDRAEVKRRLSVHLATGENELIISDLTDCVDQNSVRVEGQGNAVITDVIYSSKESSNDELTTTGSKEELEHIKEEISETVKELRHLQIRREVLNKEKELLNKFAKHVSTIHTVEGSDHSLSQLVDGESVSVVIELFQRVESKLSDLDSRLSVIAGEEKCLQDKLAVLQANADKLNPKKKKATTETLRTLHVGLEAAEEGEAILFVSYVVTNASWSSSYDVRVFTKDKTMKVQYYGLIKQVTGEDWENAKISLSTAQPSVGGSAPPLNTKIIRFKRPKPRYNYQPISYGAMSKKQILGGRLTEYDPTIEDSYCNSSVDIECGMDEFALMAPQSSLARAGLVESPGKKNRSSPPPALDVAVAEVTAGLFNTTYAIPRATTIPADNTEHKVTIALVDLVPELTYSSVPRLSPHSFLQAKATNSSPYTILAGPANVFLDNNFIAKSTMSDVSPGEEFVSSLGADQSIRITVRPVATVHNTRTAMLGGAKTNTITYTHTFLVKNTRSDSVNIKVSEQVPLSTDDRIKVSVVDPAVRKVGDKCPLPFGHAQLNKSHNLEWYAAVGAGSECELKLVYTVEHPAQDGVHGLFK; encoded by the exons ATGACTGGCAAACAACAGCAGACCCTGGCTTTCCCTGGCACTTTAGGTGTTCAGGTGATTGAAACTAAAGTGAGAGACTCGCCCATCGACTCTGTGGTGGTCTACCAAGATCGTGCCGAGGTCAAGAGAAGGCTGTCAGTTCATCTTGCTACTGGAGAGAATGAGCTCATCATTTCTGACCTGACGGACTGTGTCGACCAAAACTCTGTCAG GGTTGAAGGTCAGGGCAACGCTGTGATCACTGATGTGATATACTCGTCAAAGGAGAGCTCCAATGATGAACTAACAACCACTGGAAGTAAAGAGGAGCTTGAACACATCAAG GAAGAGATTTCTGAGACTGTGAAGGAATTGCGACACTTGCAAATCAGAAGAGAAGTGCTCAATAAAGAAAAGGAACTCCTCAACAAATTTGCCAAACATGTGTCAACCATACACACTGTTGAG GGCTCTGACCATAGTCTGTCTCAGCTTGTGGATGGGGAGAGTGTCTCTGTTGTCATTGAGTTGTTCCAAAGAGTGGAG AGCAAGTTGAGTGACCTTGACTCTCGACTGAGCGTGATAGCTGGAGAGGAGAAGTGCCTCCAAGACAAGTTGGCTGTTTTGCAAGCCAATGCTGATAAACTCAACCCTAAGAAAAAGAAAGCCACCACTGAGACCCTGCG AACTCTCCATGTTGGCTTAGAAGCTGCCGAGGAGGGAGAGGCCATTTTGTTTGTCTCGTATGTAGTGACCAACGCCTCCTGGTCGTCCTCTTACGATGTCAGAGTTTTCACCAAAGACAAGACGATGAAG GTTCAGTACTATGGTCTCATAAAGCAGGTGACTGGTGAGGACTGGGAGAATGCCAAGATCTCACTCTCCACTGCTCAGCCCAGTGTCGGTGGGTCAGCACCTCCTCTCAACACCAAGATCATCAGGTTCAAGAGACCAAAGCCGAGGTACAATTACCAACCAATCAGCTATGGAGCAATGTCTAAGAAGCAAATTCTTGGTGGGAGGCTGACGGAGTATGACCCAACAATT GAAGACTCCTATTGCAACAGCTCTGTTGATATAGAGTGTGGTATGGATGAGTTTGCTCTTATGGCTCCTCAGTCATCACTGGCTAGAGCAGGCCTTGTAGAGTCACCAGGAAAAAAAAATCGATCTTCTCCCCCACCAGCTCTGGACGTTGCTGTAGCTGAG GTGACTGCTGGATTGTTCAACACCACGTATGCCATTCCCAGAGCCACAACCATCCCAGCTGACAACACTGAGCACAAG GTGACGATAGCTCTGGTTGACCTGGTCCCTGAGCTGACGTACAGCTCTGTCCCTCGACTCTCCCCTCACTCCTTCCTGCAAGCCAAGGCCACCAACTCCTCACCCTACACCATCCTGGCTGGACCAGCCAACGTCTTCTTGGACAACAACTTCATCGCTAAG TCGACGATGAGTGATGTATCTCCGGGTGAGGAGTTTGTGAGCTCCCTGGGAGCAGACCAGTCGATCCGCATCACTGTGAGACCAGTGGCCACAGTACACAACACTCGCACTGCCATGCTGGGAGGGGCAAAGACAAATACCATCACCTACACTCACACTTTCCTGGTCAAGAACACCAGAAGTGACTCTGTTAACATCAAGGTCTCAGAGCAAGTGCCTCTCAGCACTGATGATAGAATCAAG GTGAGTGTGGTTGACCCTGCTGTGAGGAAGGTGGGTGACAAGTGTCCTCTCCCGTTTGGTCACGCTCAACTCAACAAGTCTCACAACCTGGAGTGGTATGCAGCCGTGGGGGCCGGCTCAGAGTGTGAGCTCAAGCTGGTCTACACTGTAGAGCACCCGGCACAAGATGGAGTCCATGGACTGTTTAAGTAA
- the LOC135343672 gene encoding protein F37C4.5-like isoform X1, with the protein MTGKHQQQQTCTLAFPGKSGVQVIETKVRDSPIDSVVVYQDRAEVKRRLSVYLATGENELIISDLTHCVDQNSVRVEGQGKAVITDVIYSSKESSNDELTTTGSKEELERIKEEISETVKELRHLQIRREVLNKEKELINKFSKHVSTMHTVEGSDHSLSQLVDGESVSVVIELFQRVESKLSDLDSRLSVIAGEEKCLQDKLAVLQANADKLNPKNKKATTETLRTLHVSLEAAEEGEAILFVSYIVTNASWSSSYDVRVFTKDKTMKVQYYGLIQQVTGEDWENAKISLSTAQPSVGGSAPPLNTKIIRFKRPNPRRYYAPCKNIAKRSSFEIEAEASFMGAAFSESYDPTIEDSYGGESLHNATLSLEDDLAAPGGGGGQETFRGLGKGSISPPPPPPALEVATAKVTAGLFNTTYAIPRATTIPADNTEHKVTIALVDLVPELTYSSVPRLFPHSFLQAKATNSSPYTILAGPANVFLDNNFIAKSTMSDVSPGEEFVSSLGADQSIRITVRPVATVHNTRTAKLGGAKTNTITYTHTSLVKNTRSDYVNIKVSEQVPLSTDDRIKVSVVDPAVRKVGDKFTLPFGHVQLNKSHNMEWHAALGAGSECELKLIYTVEHPAQDGIWGIL; encoded by the exons ATGACTGGCAAACATCAACAACAGCAGACTTGTACCTTGGCTTTCCCTGGTAAATCAGGTGTTCAAGTGATCGAGACTAAAGTGAGAGATTCGCCCATCGACTCTGTGGTGGTCTACCAAGACCGTGCCGAGGTCAAGAGAAGGTTGTCAGTTTATCTTGCTACTGGAGAGAATGAGCTCATAATTTCTGACCTGACGCACTGTGTCGACCAGAACTCTGTCAG GGTTGAAGGTCAGGGCAAGGCTGTGATCACTGATGTGATATACTCGTCAAAGGAGAGCTCCAATGATGAACTAACAACCACTGGAAGTAAAGAGGAGCTTGAACGCATTAAG GAAGAGATTTCTGAGACTGTGAAGGAATTGCGACACTTGCAAATCAGAAGAGAAGTGCTCAATAAAGAAAAGGAACTCATCAACAAATTTTCCAAACATGTGTCAACTATGCACACTGTTGAG GGCTCTGACCACAGTCTGTCTCAGCTCGTGGATGGGGAGAGTGTCTCTGTTGTCATTGAGTTGTTCCAAAGAGTGGAG AGCAAGTTGAGTGACCTTGACTCTCGACTGAGCGTGATAGCTGGAGAGGAGAAGTGCCTCCAAGACAAGTTGGCTGTTCTGCAAGCCAACGCTGACAAACTCAACCCTAAGAACAAGAAAGCCACCACCGAGACCCTGCG AACTCTCCACGTTAGCTTAGAAGCTGCCGAGGAGGGAGAGGCCATTTTATTTGTCTCTTACATAGTGACCAACGCCTCCTGGTCGTCGTCTTATGATGTCAGAGTTTTCACCAAAGACAAGACCATGAAG GTTCAGTACTACGGTCTCATACAGCAGGTGACTGGTGAGGACTGGGAGAATGCCAAGATCTCACTCTCCACTGCTCAGCCCAGTGTCGGTGGGTCAGCACCTCCTCTCAACACCAAGATCATCAGGTTCAAGAGACCAAATCCTAGACGCTACTATGCCCCGTGTAAAAACATTGCAAAGCGCTCCTCATTTGAAATTGAAGCCGAAGCTTCATTTATGGGAGCAGCATTTTCTGAATCATATGACCCTACAATT GAAGATTCCTATGGTGGTGAAAGTCTACACAatgctacactctcactggaggatGACCTTGCTGCccctggtggtggtggtggtcaaGAGACGTTTAGGGGTCTAGGAAAAGGCTCTATTTCACCTCCTCCACCCCCACCGGCATTGGAAGTTGCTACAGCTAAG GTGACTGCTGGATTGTTCAACACCACATACGCCATTCCCAGAGCCACAACCATCCCAGCTGACAACACTGAGCACAAG GTGACGATAGCTCTGGTTGACCTGGTCCCTGAGCTGACGTACAGCTCTGTCCCTCGACTCTTCCCTCACTCCTTCCTGCAAGCCAAGGCCACTAACTCCTCACCCTACACCATCCTGGCTGGACCAGCCAACGTCTTCCTGGACAACAACTTCATCGCTAAG TCAACGATGAGTGATGTGTCTCCAGGGGAGGAGTTCGTGAGCTCCCTGGGAGCAGACCAGTCGATCCGCATCACTGTGAGACCAGTGGCCACAGTACACAACACTCGCACTGCTAAGCTGGGAGGGGCAAAGACAAACACCATCACCTACACTCACACTTCCCTGGTCAAGAACACCAGAAGTGATTATGTTAACATCAAGGTCTCAGAACAAGTGCCTCTCAGCACTGATGACAGAATCAAG GTGAGTGTGGTTGACCCTGCTGTGAGGAAGGTGGGTGACAAGTTTACTCTCCCGTTTGGTCACGTTCAACTCAACAAGTCTCACAATATGGAATGGCATGCAGCCCTGGGGGCCGGCTCAGAGTGTGAGCTCAAGCTGATCTACACTGTAGAGCACCCGGCACAAGATGGAATCTGGGGTATACTGTAG
- the LOC135343672 gene encoding protein F37C4.5-like isoform X2, translated as MIVIKNRKRRACVEAIICVRVEGQGKAVITDVIYSSKESSNDELTTTGSKEELERIKEEISETVKELRHLQIRREVLNKEKELINKFSKHVSTMHTVEGSDHSLSQLVDGESVSVVIELFQRVESKLSDLDSRLSVIAGEEKCLQDKLAVLQANADKLNPKNKKATTETLRTLHVSLEAAEEGEAILFVSYIVTNASWSSSYDVRVFTKDKTMKVQYYGLIQQVTGEDWENAKISLSTAQPSVGGSAPPLNTKIIRFKRPNPRRYYAPCKNIAKRSSFEIEAEASFMGAAFSESYDPTIEDSYGGESLHNATLSLEDDLAAPGGGGGQETFRGLGKGSISPPPPPPALEVATAKVTAGLFNTTYAIPRATTIPADNTEHKVTIALVDLVPELTYSSVPRLFPHSFLQAKATNSSPYTILAGPANVFLDNNFIAKSTMSDVSPGEEFVSSLGADQSIRITVRPVATVHNTRTAKLGGAKTNTITYTHTSLVKNTRSDYVNIKVSEQVPLSTDDRIKVSVVDPAVRKVGDKFTLPFGHVQLNKSHNMEWHAALGAGSECELKLIYTVEHPAQDGIWGIL; from the exons TATCATTTGCGTGAG GGTTGAAGGTCAGGGCAAGGCTGTGATCACTGATGTGATATACTCGTCAAAGGAGAGCTCCAATGATGAACTAACAACCACTGGAAGTAAAGAGGAGCTTGAACGCATTAAG GAAGAGATTTCTGAGACTGTGAAGGAATTGCGACACTTGCAAATCAGAAGAGAAGTGCTCAATAAAGAAAAGGAACTCATCAACAAATTTTCCAAACATGTGTCAACTATGCACACTGTTGAG GGCTCTGACCACAGTCTGTCTCAGCTCGTGGATGGGGAGAGTGTCTCTGTTGTCATTGAGTTGTTCCAAAGAGTGGAG AGCAAGTTGAGTGACCTTGACTCTCGACTGAGCGTGATAGCTGGAGAGGAGAAGTGCCTCCAAGACAAGTTGGCTGTTCTGCAAGCCAACGCTGACAAACTCAACCCTAAGAACAAGAAAGCCACCACCGAGACCCTGCG AACTCTCCACGTTAGCTTAGAAGCTGCCGAGGAGGGAGAGGCCATTTTATTTGTCTCTTACATAGTGACCAACGCCTCCTGGTCGTCGTCTTATGATGTCAGAGTTTTCACCAAAGACAAGACCATGAAG GTTCAGTACTACGGTCTCATACAGCAGGTGACTGGTGAGGACTGGGAGAATGCCAAGATCTCACTCTCCACTGCTCAGCCCAGTGTCGGTGGGTCAGCACCTCCTCTCAACACCAAGATCATCAGGTTCAAGAGACCAAATCCTAGACGCTACTATGCCCCGTGTAAAAACATTGCAAAGCGCTCCTCATTTGAAATTGAAGCCGAAGCTTCATTTATGGGAGCAGCATTTTCTGAATCATATGACCCTACAATT GAAGATTCCTATGGTGGTGAAAGTCTACACAatgctacactctcactggaggatGACCTTGCTGCccctggtggtggtggtggtcaaGAGACGTTTAGGGGTCTAGGAAAAGGCTCTATTTCACCTCCTCCACCCCCACCGGCATTGGAAGTTGCTACAGCTAAG GTGACTGCTGGATTGTTCAACACCACATACGCCATTCCCAGAGCCACAACCATCCCAGCTGACAACACTGAGCACAAG GTGACGATAGCTCTGGTTGACCTGGTCCCTGAGCTGACGTACAGCTCTGTCCCTCGACTCTTCCCTCACTCCTTCCTGCAAGCCAAGGCCACTAACTCCTCACCCTACACCATCCTGGCTGGACCAGCCAACGTCTTCCTGGACAACAACTTCATCGCTAAG TCAACGATGAGTGATGTGTCTCCAGGGGAGGAGTTCGTGAGCTCCCTGGGAGCAGACCAGTCGATCCGCATCACTGTGAGACCAGTGGCCACAGTACACAACACTCGCACTGCTAAGCTGGGAGGGGCAAAGACAAACACCATCACCTACACTCACACTTCCCTGGTCAAGAACACCAGAAGTGATTATGTTAACATCAAGGTCTCAGAACAAGTGCCTCTCAGCACTGATGACAGAATCAAG GTGAGTGTGGTTGACCCTGCTGTGAGGAAGGTGGGTGACAAGTTTACTCTCCCGTTTGGTCACGTTCAACTCAACAAGTCTCACAATATGGAATGGCATGCAGCCCTGGGGGCCGGCTCAGAGTGTGAGCTCAAGCTGATCTACACTGTAGAGCACCCGGCACAAGATGGAATCTGGGGTATACTGTAG
- the LOC135343907 gene encoding protein AMN1 homolog, with translation MSVSSLFDNALHTVMRDFPLHEHQLYALPRSVKTKLMMSVTKRGIFSERNMASLLHEDIIDVDLSECVVSEKMLHFISLVCTRLRKLSLSSPHGCRHNLTSRAFSSLFTRCNRLTVLNTRCCTLFDDSAVFTLTQTNSFLVSLCLSGCHMITDQSLVAIAHKSKYLKVLDLTKTKITSDGLRAISSGVCGKVLKELNISHCLNVTDDGVQCLVQHCPRLTILVTHSCPQLTHKSRDTLSTLGLKQLTWTVYL, from the exons ATGTCAGTGAGTAGTCTGTTTGATAATGCTCTTCACACTGTGATGAGGGATTTCCCCCTCCACGAGCACCAGCTGTATGCACTTCCTCGGAGTGTCAAGACCAAACTGATGATGTCTGTCACAAAGAGAGGCATCTTCTCAGAAAGAAACATGGCTTCt cttctcCATGAAGACATAATTGATGTGGACTTGAGTGAATGTGTTGTTAGTGAGAAGATGCTCCATTTCATATCGTTAGTATGTACAAGACTGAGGAAGCTATCCCTTAGCTCCCCACACGGCTGTCGGCACAATCTAACATCAAGAG cttttTCCAGCCTCTTCACTCGCTGCAATAGACTAACAGTTCTCAACACCCGATGTTGCACACTATTTGATGACTCTGCAGTTTTCACCCTCACACAAACTAACTCATTCCTCGTTTCACTCTGTCTGTCTGGATGTCACATGATCACTGACCAAAGTTTAGTAGCGATTGCCCACAAGTCCAAATACCTGAAAGTGCTGGACCTCACCAAGACTAAG ATTACGAGTGATGGTCTAAGAGCCATCAGTTCGGGGGTCTGTGGAAAAGTGCTTAAG gagCTAAACATAAGCCATTGTCTCAACGTGACTGATGACGGTGTGCAGTGTCTGGTGCAGCACTGTCCCAGACTCACTATCCTGGTAACACACTCGTGTCCACAGCTCACTCACAAGTCTAGAGACACTCTCAGTACACTGGGACTCAAGCAGCTAACATGGACTGTGTATCTCTAG
- the LOC135343905 gene encoding GDP-fucose protein O-fucosyltransferase 2-like, translated as MAKLKSLSPCVLLWLPLLLCLWSLAGCVSDPGDPRYLLYSVNPGEGFNLRRDVHMRAATLLKELQGSGIDWVLVLPPWPHLLHWRSKAGQSGVKWDKFFDVSSLSEYVPSIEYEEYLQREGHSINKVIHLQGFAEGWGEGGFREMSEERPCIDTPHYRQTTKGDWKGNVFGTQVTMTTFSCVSVLGFTRTLLPLLQHQVATVRSVMLERMETVMHSEFGGSEYWAARSSMVYAQRLREKGNQFMRTQLNYDPGLGNGRVSPKDGGGGYLSVHLRRGDYIYARPDKVPSLEDAARQINKLKNEQNLERVFLSSDATPEEKELLGGLVRNLVWYQPSHSELRKFGDGGVAIIDQWIAARATYFVGTSESTFSFRIREDRQLMGFSTESTFNQFCGSHDPHCDRPTVWAIHPSVLSHGTLTHRDDEL; from the exons ATGGCAAAGCTGAAGAGTTTGAGTCCATGTGTTCTGCTCTGGTTACCTCTCCTTTTGTGCCTGTGGTCATTGGCTGGGTGTGTGAGCGACCCCGGGGATCCAAGATACCTCCTCTACTCTGTGAATCCTGGTGAGGGGTTCAATCTGAGGAGAGATGTTCACATGAGGGCAGCGACTCTGCTCAAGGAGCTCCAAGGGTCTGGGATAGACTGGGTCCTCGTTCTTCCTCCGTGGCCACACCTCCTTCACTGGCGGTCAAAAGCCGGGCAAAGCGGAGTCAAGTGGGATAAGTTTTTCGATGTGTCCAGTTTGAGTGAGTACGTGCCCTCTATTGAGTACGAGGAGTATCTGCAGAGAGAGGGGCACTCTATCAATAAG GTTATCCATTTGCAAGGTTTTGCCGAGGGTTGGGGTGAGGGTGGCTTCAGGGAGATGAGTGAGGAGCGTCCCTGCATTGATACCCCCCACTACCGACAGACCACCAAGGGAGACTGGAAAGGGAATGTGTTCGGTACACAGGTTACTATGACAACCTTTAGCTGTGTCAGTGTGCTGGGGTTCACTAGGACACTGCTGCCACTACTGCAACACCAGGTAGCAACTGTGAG GTCAGTGATGTTGGAGAGAATGGAGACAGTGATGCACTCTGAGTTTGGAGGATCAGAATACTGGGCT GCTCGCTCCAGTATGGTGTACGCCCAGCGCCTAAGAGAGAAGGGTAACCAGTTCATGAGAACGCAACTGAACTATGACCCCGGCCTAGGGAATGGACGTGTGTCCCCTAAGGATGGTGGTGGAGGGTACTTGTCTGTGCATCTCAGGAGAGGAGACTATATCTATGCACGACCAG ACAAAGTGCCTTCACTGGAGGATGCAGCCAGACAGATCAACAAACTCAAGAATGAGCAAAATCTGGAACGCGTCTTTCTCTCCTCTGATGCTACTCCAGAAG aaaaaGAGCTGCTGGGAGGTCTCGTGAGAAACCTGGTGTGGTATCAGCCATCCCACAGTGAGCTGCGGAAGTTTGGAGATGGGGGAGTGGCCATTATTGACCAGTGGATTGCTGCACGTGCCACATATTTTGTTG GTACGTCTGAATCAACCTTCTCATTTCGTATTCGGGAGGATCGTCAGTTGATGGGCTTCTCCACTGAGAGCACATTTAACCAGTTCTGTGGAAGTCATGATCCCCACTGTGATAGACCCACTGTGTGGGCCATACATCCGTCAGTGTTGTCTCATGGAACATTGACTCATAGGGACGATgagttgtaa